Part of the Campylobacter sp. genome, CATCGAGATCATCGACATCTCGCCGATGGGGTGCCGCACGGGCTTTTATATGAGCGTGATCGGCGCGCCTAGCGAGAGCGCCGTTGCGGCGGCGTGGAACGCGAGTATGAAGGACATTTTGGGCGTGGGCTCTCAAGCAGAGATCCCCGAGCTGAATAAATTTCAGTGCGGCACCTTCGCGATGCACTCGCTAGCAGAAGCTAAACAGATCGCGCAAAATGTGCTAAATAAGGGAATCGGCGTGATCAAAAACGACGAGATCGCGCTGGATCCAAGCAAGATAAAATAGTTTTGAAATTTAAGAGATAGCGCAAAATTCTAACGCTATCTCTTTGAACGCCCGCTTGTTCCGCGATTAGTGTATAACGCGCCATAAAATATTATCGTAAAATATACAAAAATTCGAGACGCAAAAATGCGTATCTGCTAAAACAAGCCAGAGGTAGTAGCGTCTATTTATAAGCCGATTTAGTTTTATAAACCGACTTGGAGCTTGCCGTAAAGTCTGCGCCATGTGAGGCTCTTGATAAAAGCTACGATTTGGCTTTAAGCTGGGTGGCAAAAGCGCGTAAGCAAAGCTCATATCAAATTTAATAAATTTATCTCGTAGACCGGCTTTAAATTTATAAGAATTTTTAAAATTTCGTCTTAAATTAAAGCCGAAATTCTATCCGCAAATACCCTGCTTATGCACATTATTACTTTCAGATGCGATCTTCAATTCTTCATAAAAATCGCATAACAAAACGAGAATTTAAAATTTTTATTTAAGGTTTCGTTGTGAGTTTGACGCTTGAAATTTCACTTTCGCTGCACGAAAAGAATGCTAAAATTCCGCCGAAACAGCACCGGATGCGGTGAACTTAAAGGAGCGAAAATGCAAAGAATTTTTCATATAAAAGATGCTATTTGTAGCGACGAGCGAGCCGTAAAAACGACATTTTTTACTACGGAGGCCACTTGCGGCGCGGTTTGGATCGTCAAACGCGGCCAGGTCGTAGCGCCTCATATCCACCCAGACGGCGATGACGTGTGGATTTGCTTAAGCGGACGCGGCGTGTTTTATCCGAGCAAGGGCGAGGAGGTACCGATCTGTGCGGGCGATCTAATCATTTCCAAAAGCGGAGAGTGCCACGGTATGAAAAATACGGGCGATGAGGATTTTGTGTTTGCAAGCGTTACGGCGCCGATTCCGTGCGGTTACGAAGCGCTTTGAATTAAAATTTGCCAGAGATTTTGTGGCATTCGTAAAATAAATTAGCGTCGCAAAGAGTTGAATTAGAATTTGTCCGTAGCGTTAAATTTCATAAATTTAGCCGCGCTTTTGTACAATTTCAAGTGCCGCGCAATCTGCGGCGAGATTAAATTTGAGGCAAAAGATGTATGAAGATTTTACGCAAGAGCCAAAGGATGAGCGCGCGCAAAAGAAGCGCAAAGCTAGGGCGCGCAAGGTAGAAGCAGATCGTAAGTCGGCGCGAGACGCGCCTCGGGGCATGCCGCTTTGGCGCAAGATCGTGCTTGGCGCGATATTTGTATTCGCGGCTTTTAGCGTGCTTATTCTGGCGGCTGTTATAAATTCCAGCGACGACTACTCGCCGCGGGACGATGAGCAGATCAAATACAGCGATTTTTATAAAAAAGGAGATGAAATTTACGCCCTCGTGGTGGGCGCGGGCTATTTTGCGATACCGAGCGCGGATGCGGCGAGCTTTCGGGTTTTGGATTTCGGCTCCGGCTACCGCTCCAACGTTGCGGCGGATAAAAACGCCGTATATTGCGGAAATATCGCGATGAGCGAGCTAGAGCCCGCGCGCACGAAAGCTGTAGCGTTCGGATACGTAAGCGACGGACGGATCAGTTATTTTTGCGACGGCGAGGCGGTGCCCAACGACGCGCTGGGGGCGTTTAAGCTCACTTATGAAACCTTGGCGCATATTTTTTGGGATGCGCCCAAACCGCAAAGCTACCTCTATAAATTTAAACGCATGGACGCCACGGATCTGCGCCAAATCGCGGGCGTATATTACGCTACAGAAGGCTCTCGCGCGTTTTATAAGGGAGAGGTTTTGCCGGACGCCGATGCCGCGAGCCTGCGCCAGATAGAGGGAAGCGATGGGCGTGCTAGCGACGTTTACGCCGCGGACGGCGCGAGCGTGTATTTTAAAAACCTGCGCCTTGACGCGCGCGATAACGGCGGGCATTACGATCTTTTTAAGCAGCGGTTGAGCTATTTTTTGTGGGATGCGAAAAGCGGCGATGTTTTTGCGAACGATTTAAAATTTGACCCAGCCACCGCGCCCTATGCTCCGCTAAATAGGCAGCTTGCGCACTCAAACCATCTACTTTTTGCCTCCCCTGGCGGCATCTACTATTTCGACGAGAACGACGGAAAGCAAAAGCGCGCGGGAGGCAACCCCTTCGCAGGCGAGGTTCGCGCGCTTAGCGGCAGCGTATTTCAAAGCGGCGAGCGGATATATTTTTTAGAGCGCGCGGATGTTTGGGGCGGCGGTCGCAGCACTCGCAGGCTGGTCGCTCGCAAAAGTGGACTTTTCGCGCTCGAGCTGCCGCACGAGTGGCGCAGGGTCGGCGGCGTGCACGGCGGGCTATACGGCTGGGTCTATTCAAACGGCGGGCGATTTTTCTACTTCGACGATCTGGGCTCTTCGCAGCTGATAGATCGGTGCATTTATGAGATCAGGGATCTAGACTTGGTTGAAATTTTGCTTCAAAAAAGCAGCTTTGGCACGAGTAAAATTCGCGAGATGATAAAGAGCGGCGGGCTTGAGGCGGTGGACGGCGAGCTGCTTTTTGAGGTAAAGACGCGGGTGGAATTTTAGCCGCGATTTGGGTGCAGACGACGATTTCGTGCAGATCGGGTCGCTTCGGTTTTTGATTTTAGCTGCGATTTGGATGTAGAGTGCGTCGCTAAGCTTTAAAATTTGCCTTTATTCGGCATAAACTTTATGAAATTTAAAGCTACGGCACAAACTTTGGCGTAAGTTTAAAATTTCATCGCAAATCGCTTTAGGGCGGTCGTACAAAATTTATTTCACCGCACCGAGGCAGCTCGCGGAATATTTTGTATGTGATAAGCTCGGTGCAGCTCGGACGATAATTTTATACATCGCGACGAGCAGAGTTTAAATTGGTGCGCGTAGCTATGAGATTTGCATATTGTGGTGAGGCCGTACTAGAAATAGAGTGTGGGCGCGGCATTAAATTTTATGTATCTAAGCAAGTGGCGCGCGATGTGCGGAACGGGGGCGTGCGCACGATAATTTCGGCACGGCCAGGCGACAAATTCTAAATTCTAAGCGCTTTGAAATGCGGGCTCGAACCGCGCGGATAATGTGCGCTAAGCGACAGGTCATCGAATTTGGTGCACAGAAATTTAATCTATGATGACTTAAACTGCAGCTCTGTGGCGGCGACACGTCACGCGCATGGTGGAAATAATTTTATGAACGATTTGGGCTTATGATCGAGCAAGGCTCTAAAATCTTGCTGCAAAATTTAGTTCTATGAGCGATTCAACTTTCTAAAGGTTGGTTTCTTTACTGGGCTTCGCATGGCAAAATTTTAGTTCTATGAGAGATTTAACCGAGCTAGGCGAAAGAATTTTGCGTTGCAAGCGCCTTTGCCTCTAGTCGGACGCTCGTCGCCGTTTATTGAGCACATTCACCGCTTCGCGCTCGCAAGTATGTTGTTTTATATCGCAGATGCGGCACCTATCGTTTAAATCACATCGCTTGAAATTTTATCCGCGAGTTCTATTTGCGCGGCGTTATTTTTAAAATTTTTTGCATATTTCGTTTGTGCTGTGTTATAGTAAATCTATCACGGCATATTTGCACGCATCGCGTCGTTTGCGTGTGCGCCTTTCACGTTTTGCGCGACATTTGGTTTTTTATGTCGCAGCGCGATAGTGCCGCATAAATTTATATTTTGCGGCGCCACCTTCTCTGTATAGCGCGCCGTTTTGCAAACTCGCGAGCTTTAAGTGAAGCAAAATAAAGCGCTATTTTATAAATCCGCTTGCCACTACGCGGTCGCGCTCGTCGTAAAAAACCGCGAGCTGAGCCGGAGCGATGCCCGCTGCGGGCATGGACAGCACGGCATGTACGCCGCCGTCCTCACGCGGCGAAATTTTAACGGGGAGCTTGGCGCTGCGGTAGCGGATCTTAACGCCGAGACCAGGCATATTTAAAATTTCATCCCTGCTTAAAAAGGCGTTGAAATTTTCGGTGTCGAACTCGTAGGTCGCCAGCTCGTCCTTGCCGCCCACGACGATCTCGTTTTTGTGTGGGTCGATGCTTAGCACGAAGTGCGGCTCATGCGCGCCGTGCACCGTAAAACCGCGGCGCTTGCCGATCGTGTAGTGCATATAGCCCTCGTGAGTACCGATAGCGTTGCCCGCACGGTCGCGCACGATGCCGGGCATTTTGGTGCCCGTATGACGGTTCAAAACGTCGATGTAGGTGGTGTCCACAAAGCAGATCTCGCTGCTTTCGCTCGCAGAAGCGATCTGCGAAAGCTCCGCATATGCGCGCGCGGCCTCTTTGACGTCCTTTTTATACATCCCTCCAAGCGGAAAGAGCATAAACTCAAGCGCGGCAGGATCGATGTTTGCTAAAAAATAGCTCTGATCTTTGCTAAGATCTACAGCGGCTTTTAAAAGCCCGTCCTCGATACGGACGTAATGCCCCGTAGCTAGGCGCTCAAAGCCCTGCTCGCGCGCAAATTCCAAGAGCTTGCCGAGCTTTATGCGGCGGTTACACAGCGCGCACGGATTCGGCGTAAGACCGCCGATATAGGCCTGCACGAAGGGCTCGTAAACGTCGCGATTAAAATCCTCCTGCAGATCCAAAATGTGGATTTTTATACCCAAAAACTCGCCAACCTTGCGGACTTTGGCGATGTTTGCCTCGTGATAGCCGGGCTTTGCGTGCAACTTCATATAGCAGCCCTGCACCTCGTGGCCCGCGTCCTGCAGCAGCTTCGCGCACATCGAGCTATCCACGCCGCCGCTCATCGCGACTAAAATTTTCATTCGTTCTCCTTACGTCGCACATCCGTCAAAATTTCATCCACGCTGTCGCAGAGTTTGAAATTTTGCAGATCGCTTTCGTTTATCGCGCCCGATTTTAGCAGCGAAGTGCGGAAAAACTCCATTAGCGGTGCGTAGAATTCCTCGTCGTAAAGATAGATCCGTGCGCGTTTAAAGCCCGTCTGCACCAGCACTAAAATTTCAAAAAACTCATCCAGCGTCCCAAAGCCGCCCGGAAAGATGACGAAAATTTCGCTGTTTTCGATGAGAGCGCCTTTGCGTGGTGCAAATGCTGAAAATTTCGCGCCCTGCGTCAAAAAGCCGTTGCTTTTTTGCTCAAACGGCAGCATGATGTTAAAGCCCACGCTGTGCGTCCTTGCCCTCGCAAATGCGCCTCGGTTGGCGCCTTGCATAATGCCGCCACCACCTCCGGTGATGATCGAATATCCTAAATCGGCGAGCCCTTCGCAGAGCTTTTGCGCGTCTTTTACGTAGCGATTATCTTCGCTAAAACGTGCCGAACCGAAGATTGTGGCGCTTTTGCCCACGTTTTTGAGATTGTCGCGGGCGATTTTGATGTCTTTTAAAATTTCTTTTAATTGCATGATTAATCTATCTTTTATGTATATTATTTAAAATTTTAGTTTTAAGAATAGCATTAAATTTTTAAAATTCCGTTTAAAATAGTAGAATTTACGTGATTTAAAATCTTATCGTAAATCATACTAGGTTGCTAAGTTTTCGTAAGAATCCGCCGACGCCGCGGTAAGCACTCATATCGATCGGCCCGCAGCCCTGCTTGCTTAAAAATCGCGAGACACTCTGTCTAAGCGCGATGGTAGCGGGCGAAAACGGATAGTGTGAGTTAAAAAGCGCGCGATTTTGTGAGCAGACGGCTACTTGTTTGCAAAACGGCACAAAGCCTAGCAATTTAAAGCCCAGTTCGCTTATATTGCGGTGCGCGACCGACTTTAGATTTTCGTAAATCATCACGGCATCATCCTCGCTCGCGGTGAAATTTAGCAAAAACAAAACCTCTTTTTTGCTCGCTCCAAGCGTCTTTAAAAGCGCGTAGGTGTTGTTGATCGAGCAGGGTTCGTTCGCGCACAGCACGATATTTTCGTCGCCGATGCTCAAAAAATCTCCAAGATACTCAAGCCCCGCATCGATCAAAATAAAATCGAAGATTCCCGCCTCTTTTAGCTCGCTTGCGAAGCGAGCGGGGCTTTCGTGAGCCTTTGCGTTTGCGAAATTTCCGGCTTCTTCGGGATTTGATGAACGGGCGGAATTTTTCATTTCATCTTTACTTGCGGAATTTTGAGAATTCTCGTCAGGGATTGAATTTTGCTTGGTGAAATCATCGCTTTTAAAATTCTCTAGGCTTTCTGATTCTGTAAAATTCCATCCATCTTCGCAATTTTGCGGCTTTTTGGCTGCACAATTCGTAGAATTTTTTGCAGCGTTTGCTATTGAATTTGAAGCGGCGAAATTTTCTGAGTTGTTTTTGCCATCAAAGCTCGTGAGTTTTTTCGCGTAATTGTACGAGCCGCCACTTTCATCGCCTCCCCGATTTTGTGTGCTATCCGTAGAATTTTGCATGACGCAATAGTCCGCGCTAGAGCTTGCGTTTTTGATAGAATTTTGCGCCGCAGAATTCGCGCTATTTACAGAATTTTGTGAAGCAACCGCGGGCGAGACGAGCGTTAAATTTTGAGAAATTTTTACTGCGACAGCGCTTGGTAGCGAAATCCTCTTTCTTTGCAAAGCGTTTAAAATGATCTCTTGATTGTTTAAATTCGGCGCTTCTATGATCGCCGTGCGGTAGCCCTGCTCGCTTAGAATTTCGGCGAAATTTGCTGCAATCACGCTCTTGCCGACTCCGCCCTTGGCGCTTAAAAAATTTACGATTTTAGTTTGCATATCAGTCCTCTTTTAAATTTCATCTCTCCAAGCGGCAAAATCACGCTTATGCGCTCGTTTGCTCCCGGATGCGGCAGAGCCAGCCTGCTGCTGGACCTTACTTTTGCGCTTGCGTATAAAATATCCACGTCCAGCGTGCGCGGCGCGTTTTTAAAGCTTCGTTTGCGCCCAAATTTCAGCTCCGCGCGCTGCATAATCTTAAGCAGCGCAATCGGCGCTAGGGAGCTTTGCACTAGCATCACGGCGTTTAAAAAATTTTCCTGCCGCAAAAAGCCGAACGGCCTGTTTTTTAAGATCAAGGAATTTTGCGCTACAAAAAAGCGCGTGTCGCTTTGTAAAGTGCGATAAAATCGCTCGAAGCGTCGCCTGACATCCCCTAAATTCCCGCCGAGCCCGAGCAGGTATAAATTTTTAAAATTTCCGCGCTCGCGACGCCTTATCGGAAAAACGGCGCTTTTTACGACGCATAGCGCGTCCGCGCACTCGTAAAATCCATTTTTCTTAAGTCGCATGTTCACCCGAGCTACTCTCATAAAATTTCAGCCCCGTTTTCGCGCACGACCACGACGTCCTCAATGCGCACGCCAAACTCGCCGGGCAAATAAATTCCAGGCTCCACGCTAAAGACCATGCCCTCTTTTAGCACGGTATCTCCGCGCTTTGAGATAAAGGGAAGCTCGTGGATATCGACTCCGACGCCGTGTCCCGTGCTGTGAAAAAACGCTTCGCCTAGACCCTGAGCGGCGATAAAATCCCTAGCCGCCGCGTCGATCTCGCGCGCCTTTTTGCCGGGCATAACCGCAGCGATCGCCAGAGCTTGCGCCTCTTTTACTATCTCGTAAATTTCTTGCCGCTTGGCGTTTTTAAAATTTTGCTCTTTGCCGAAGTTAAAATTTTCGTCAAAGCACGCCGTACGCGTCCTATCGGAGCAGTAGCGGTTAAATTTAACCCCCGCGTCAAGCAGGAGCAAATCGCCCTGCCGTAGCCGCTTTTTACTCGGCAAAGCATGCGCCTTTGCGGCGTTTTCGTTGATCGCGACGATAGGCGAAAAGCTAAGCGCGAGCTCGCCCTTTTTCTTAAAGATGAGCTCGGCGTTAAAAAACAGCTCCTCTTCGCTCATCCCTTCGCCGCTAGAGCGCACGAACGCGGCAAATTCGTCAAATCTTTCAGCGCCAAGCTGCGCCGCGCGTTTTAAAATTTTTATCTCATCCTCTGATTTTATTATGCGCGAAATTTGCGAAAAATTCGCCCGCGCCTTAAATTTTATCCCAAGGCCCTTGCTCAGCGCTTCCCACTCGCCCGCGCTAAAATCGTACGGGTTATAGCCAAGCTCAGCAACGCCTGCCTTTCGTAAAAACAGCCGCGCGTCTTTTATCAAATTTCGCTCGACCTCGATCACCTCGGTGTCTTTGCAAAGCTCGCGCGCCTCGATGCTATAACGCGCATCGGTAAGGAAAAATTTGCGCCCCGCGAGACTTAAAAATATCGCGTTGTCGCAACTGTATCCGCACTCGTGGTAAACAGCGTTTTCGTCCTTTAGGATAAAATTTTTCAAATTTAACCTAGTCCTACTCGGCTTTCTGCTCGGCTCTGGCTGCCTTGATCTGCTCAAAAATTTGAATCATTCCGATCATCGCCAGATGGTATCCCACGGGGCCGAAACCGATGATCTGACCCGCTGTTACGGGCGCTATTAGACTTTTTTGTCTAAGCTCCTCTCTGCGAGCGATGTTTGAGATATGCACCTCGATCACAGGTAGGCTGACTGCGGCAAGCGCATCTCGGATGGCAAGCGAAGTGTGCGTGTAGGCGGCGGGATTGATGATGATGCCGTCGCAGGTGCCGAAGCACTCTTGGATCTTATCGATGATCTCGCCTTCGAAATTGCTCTGAAAAAACTCGATCTCGTTGCCGCTCTGATCGGCGACCGCCTTCATCTGCTTATGGATATCCTCCATCTTCATAACCCCGTAAATAGCGGGCTCGCGCATACCGAGCATATTGATATTCGGTCCTTGAATCACCATAATTTTCATTTTTGCGTCCTTGTTTTGAAATTTAAGCGAAAATTATAACCAAAGCGAGCTTATTTTTTACTATGGCACTAAATTTGCCCGCTCAAGCCCGGTCGCTAAAATTTTATCTCTAAATTTAGCACGGAAGAGAATTTTATGCTAAAATCACGCGCTGTTTTAGATAAGGAAAACGATGAGAATTTTAAGGGCGAAGTGGATTCTTGTCTGCGATGAGAATTTTAAAATTTTAAAAGATGGCGCGATCGTCTTTGACGAGAAAATAATCGAGGTCTGCGCTTTTGAAAGC contains:
- the luxS gene encoding S-ribosylhomocysteine lyase, which codes for MPLLDSFKVDHTRMNAPGVRLAKSMRTKSGDKISVYDLRFCRPNLEIMSERGTHTLEHLFAGFMREHLNSADIEIIDISPMGCRTGFYMSVIGAPSESAVAAAWNASMKDILGVGSQAEIPELNKFQCGTFAMHSLAEAKQIAQNVLNKGIGVIKNDEIALDPSKIK
- a CDS encoding cupin domain-containing protein, which produces MQRIFHIKDAICSDERAVKTTFFTTEATCGAVWIVKRGQVVAPHIHPDGDDVWICLSGRGVFYPSKGEEVPICAGDLIISKSGECHGMKNTGDEDFVFASVTAPIPCGYEAL
- a CDS encoding DKNYY domain-containing protein: MYEDFTQEPKDERAQKKRKARARKVEADRKSARDAPRGMPLWRKIVLGAIFVFAAFSVLILAAVINSSDDYSPRDDEQIKYSDFYKKGDEIYALVVGAGYFAIPSADAASFRVLDFGSGYRSNVAADKNAVYCGNIAMSELEPARTKAVAFGYVSDGRISYFCDGEAVPNDALGAFKLTYETLAHIFWDAPKPQSYLYKFKRMDATDLRQIAGVYYATEGSRAFYKGEVLPDADAASLRQIEGSDGRASDVYAADGASVYFKNLRLDARDNGGHYDLFKQRLSYFLWDAKSGDVFANDLKFDPATAPYAPLNRQLAHSNHLLFASPGGIYYFDENDGKQKRAGGNPFAGEVRALSGSVFQSGERIYFLERADVWGGGRSTRRLVARKSGLFALELPHEWRRVGGVHGGLYGWVYSNGGRFFYFDDLGSSQLIDRCIYEIRDLDLVEILLQKSSFGTSKIREMIKSGGLEAVDGELLFEVKTRVEF
- the mnmA gene encoding tRNA 2-thiouridine(34) synthase MnmA, coding for MKILVAMSGGVDSSMCAKLLQDAGHEVQGCYMKLHAKPGYHEANIAKVRKVGEFLGIKIHILDLQEDFNRDVYEPFVQAYIGGLTPNPCALCNRRIKLGKLLEFAREQGFERLATGHYVRIEDGLLKAAVDLSKDQSYFLANIDPAALEFMLFPLGGMYKKDVKEAARAYAELSQIASASESSEICFVDTTYIDVLNRHTGTKMPGIVRDRAGNAIGTHEGYMHYTIGKRRGFTVHGAHEPHFVLSIDPHKNEIVVGGKDELATYEFDTENFNAFLSRDEILNMPGLGVKIRYRSAKLPVKISPREDGGVHAVLSMPAAGIAPAQLAVFYDERDRVVASGFIK
- a CDS encoding TIGR00730 family Rossman fold protein, with amino-acid sequence MQLKEILKDIKIARDNLKNVGKSATIFGSARFSEDNRYVKDAQKLCEGLADLGYSIITGGGGGIMQGANRGAFARARTHSVGFNIMLPFEQKSNGFLTQGAKFSAFAPRKGALIENSEIFVIFPGGFGTLDEFFEILVLVQTGFKRARIYLYDEEFYAPLMEFFRTSLLKSGAINESDLQNFKLCDSVDEILTDVRRKENE
- a CDS encoding P-loop NTPase, with product MQTKIVNFLSAKGGVGKSVIAANFAEILSEQGYRTAIIEAPNLNNQEIILNALQRKRISLPSAVAVKISQNLTLVSPAVASQNSVNSANSAAQNSIKNASSSADYCVMQNSTDSTQNRGGDESGGSYNYAKKLTSFDGKNNSENFAASNSIANAAKNSTNCAAKKPQNCEDGWNFTESESLENFKSDDFTKQNSIPDENSQNSASKDEMKNSARSSNPEEAGNFANAKAHESPARFASELKEAGIFDFILIDAGLEYLGDFLSIGDENIVLCANEPCSINNTYALLKTLGASKKEVLFLLNFTASEDDAVMIYENLKSVAHRNISELGFKLLGFVPFCKQVAVCSQNRALFNSHYPFSPATIALRQSVSRFLSKQGCGPIDMSAYRGVGGFLRKLSNLV
- the folK gene encoding 2-amino-4-hydroxy-6-hydroxymethyldihydropteridine diphosphokinase, with the translated sequence MRLKKNGFYECADALCVVKSAVFPIRRRERGNFKNLYLLGLGGNLGDVRRRFERFYRTLQSDTRFFVAQNSLILKNRPFGFLRQENFLNAVMLVQSSLAPIALLKIMQRAELKFGRKRSFKNAPRTLDVDILYASAKVRSSSRLALPHPGANERISVILPLGEMKFKRGLICKLKS
- a CDS encoding M24 family metallopeptidase, whose product is MKNFILKDENAVYHECGYSCDNAIFLSLAGRKFFLTDARYSIEARELCKDTEVIEVERNLIKDARLFLRKAGVAELGYNPYDFSAGEWEALSKGLGIKFKARANFSQISRIIKSEDEIKILKRAAQLGAERFDEFAAFVRSSGEGMSEEELFFNAELIFKKKGELALSFSPIVAINENAAKAHALPSKKRLRQGDLLLLDAGVKFNRYCSDRTRTACFDENFNFGKEQNFKNAKRQEIYEIVKEAQALAIAAVMPGKKAREIDAAARDFIAAQGLGEAFFHSTGHGVGVDIHELPFISKRGDTVLKEGMVFSVEPGIYLPGEFGVRIEDVVVVRENGAEIL
- the aroQ gene encoding type II 3-dehydroquinate dehydratase gives rise to the protein MKIMVIQGPNINMLGMREPAIYGVMKMEDIHKQMKAVADQSGNEIEFFQSNFEGEIIDKIQECFGTCDGIIINPAAYTHTSLAIRDALAAVSLPVIEVHISNIARREELRQKSLIAPVTAGQIIGFGPVGYHLAMIGMIQIFEQIKAARAEQKAE